The following are encoded in a window of Callithrix jacchus isolate 240 chromosome 9, calJac240_pri, whole genome shotgun sequence genomic DNA:
- the LOC128928516 gene encoding peptidyl-prolyl cis-trans isomerase A: MVNPTVFFDIAVDGEPLGRVSFELFADKVPKTAENFRALSTGEKGFGYKGSCFHRIIPGFMCQGGDFTRHNGTGGKSIYGEKFDDENFILKHTGPGILSMANAGPNTNGSQFFICTVKTEWLDGKHVVFGKVKEGMNIVEAMERFGSRNGKTSKKITIADCGQL, translated from the coding sequence ATGGTCAACCCCACCGTGTTCTTCGACATTGCCGTCGACGGCGAGCCCTTGGGCCGCGTCTCCTTCGAGCTGTTTGCAGACAAGgttccaaagacagcagaaaacttccgtgctctgagcactggagagaaaggatttggttataagggttcctgctttcacagaattattccagggtttatgtgtcagggtggtgacttcacacgccataatggcactggtggcaagtccatctacggggagaaatttgatgatgagaacttcatcctaaagcatacaggtcctggcatcttgtccatggcaaatgctggacccaacacaaacggttcccagtttttcatctgcactgtcaagactgagtggttggatggcaagcatgtggtctttggcaaggtgaaagaaggcatgaatATTGTGGAGGCCATGGAGCGCTTTGGGTCCAGGAATGGCAAGACCAGCAAGAAGATCACCATTGCTGACTGTGGACAACTTTAA